Genomic segment of Bacteroides stercoris ATCC 43183:
ATCCTGTCAAGCCCGTTATCTCATTCGAGGACTTCGAGAAACTGGATATCCGCGTAGGAACCGTATTGGAATGCGAAGCCGTACCCAAGATGAAGAAGCTATTGAAGTTCAAGATAGCCGACGGACTGGAAAACCGTACTATCGTCAGCGGCATCGCCCAGCACTACCAACCGGAAGAGCTGGTAGGCAAGCAGGTACTGTTCATCGCCAACCTGGCTCCCCGCCAATTCAAGAACGGACTGGTGAGCGAAGGCATGATACTTTCTGCCGAAAACTATGACGGCTCACTGGCAGTAACCTCACTGTTGCGTGAAGTAAAGCCCGGCAGTGAAGTGAAATAATCCGTATGAGCGAGTCTTCACTGAAACAAAAAACAATAGGAGCATTGCTCTGGAACTTGCTGGACCGTATGGGCCAGCAAGTTCTGTTGTTTATTGTCGGTATCCTCGTAGCCAATATACTCTCCGTCAAAGACTATGCGCTGGTAGGGATGCTTGCCATTTTCAGCGCAATTGCCAATATCGTACTGGACAGCGGATTCAGTGCCGCACTCATTCAGAAGAAAGAGACGACTGCAGAAGAGTTCAGTTCCGTCTTCTGGTTCAATCTGGGAATGAGTATCCTGCTGTATGGAGTGCTGATGGGCTGTTCCCCGCTGATAGCCCGCTTCTTTAACCAGCCCAAACTGGTGGAACTGTCGGCTGTCATTTTTCTGGCACTTCCCATCAATGCGCTCACTATCATACAAAGCACCATACTGAACAAGCAAATCCGCTTCAAGCCGTTGACGCAAATAAACCTATACTCCATGACGGTTTCGGGCATAGCTTCGCTTGCCATGGCACTGACCGGCTGTGGAGTATGGACATTGGCCCTGCAACCGGTAATACTGGCAGCAGCGCGCGCCACCCTGCTATGGAGCCGCGAGAACTGGCGTCCGCAACGGACTTTCCGCTTCGCAGTCATACGGTCACTGTTCGGATTCGCTTCAAGCCTGTTATTGGCAAGCCTTATCAATACCTGCTTCCTGAATATCTATTCCGTTATCATCGGCAAACTGTTTCCGCAAAAACAATTGGGATATTATACGCAAGGAAACAAAATGTGCGATATGGGTGTCAGCCTGATTTACGGAAGTATACAGAATGCCACCTTCCCCATATTCAGTACCATCCAGAACGAACGGGAAAGGCTGATAAGGGCTTATCGCAAGACCATCCGTTTTACGGCATTCATCACACTCC
This window contains:
- a CDS encoding lipopolysaccharide biosynthesis protein, with protein sequence MSESSLKQKTIGALLWNLLDRMGQQVLLFIVGILVANILSVKDYALVGMLAIFSAIANIVLDSGFSAALIQKKETTAEEFSSVFWFNLGMSILLYGVLMGCSPLIARFFNQPKLVELSAVIFLALPINALTIIQSTILNKQIRFKPLTQINLYSMTVSGIASLAMALTGCGVWTLALQPVILAAARATLLWSRENWRPQRTFRFAVIRSLFGFASSLLLASLINTCFLNIYSVIIGKLFPQKQLGYYTQGNKMCDMGVSLIYGSIQNATFPIFSTIQNERERLIRAYRKTIRFTAFITLPIMAGLFVTAGPVIRLLLKEEWWPSIPFFQLLCLGGCFTILTAINNNFIKVSGRSDGILKIEYYKIAFTVAVVLLTYREDVLTMVAGLVVTRLLVYIINMIYTAHYTGYRFSMQLMDLLPYAGLSTLMTLLLLPIGGWIENQLLLLVTQAAAGTVIYIGTAYITGSKILKDSLELIRKKKGHEQ